The genomic interval GCCCCGAACCTCCGTGGTGAAGCCGAAGAGCGGCGATCCGACGAGGACGGCGGCGAGGAGCGCGGCTGCGCTCCGCATCGCGGGGCTCACCCCTCGGCCTCGGCGTCGGTCATGACGAGCTGCACCCGCGGGTCGCGGCCGAGGGCATCGAGCGCCCGCCGCAGCCGGGCGGTGCCGCTGCGGGTGGTGCTCGCCGTCAGCAGCAGGGCCGGGAAGCGCTGGTCCTGGGCGAGGCGCTCGGCGGCGATGTCGGTGCCGATCAGTCCGATATCGACGAAGACCGTGTCGAACGCGGTCGCCGCCGTCAGGACCGCGCCGGTATAGGCCGCCGTTCCGAGGCGCAGAGCCGCGTCGTCGAAGGGCAGGATCTTGACCCCGGTCGGCCCCTCGACCAGCGCGTCACCGAGCCCCGAATGCGTCCGCAGCACGTCGGCGGCGCCGCGCTTGGCCTTGCTCCGGAGATCGCGCGAGATCATCGCCTCCGGATCGGCATCGACGAGCAGCACCCGCTGGCCGTCGAGTGCGGCCGAAGCGGCGAGGCTGCGCGCCAATTCCGACTTGCCGCTCCGGTCGTCCGCCGAGGTGACGAGGACGATCGTCGGCCGCGTGGCGCCGAAGTCGCGCTGCAGACGGCTGCCGAGACGGGCCACGGCGACGTCGTAGGCGGTGTCGGCGCGCAGGGACTCGCTGCCCGCCTTGCTCCGCGTCCTGGTCGGCACCTTGGCCGGCAGGGCGGCGATCACGGGGAGCCCTGCGATCTGCTGAAGCCGGCGGCGCGAACCGATCCGCCCCGCGGCCGGCACGGCGAGCAGGGCGAGCGCGGCGCCGAGGCCGAGGCCCGCCGCCAGCGCCGCCGCGAAGATCACCGGGATCGGGGGGCCGAGCCGGCTCGCCGGCAGCGAGGCGGGCGAGATGACGCGCGAGGTCGAGGTGTCGAGGCGCTGCTGCTCCTGAAGCTCGCGGGCGCGGACGAGGAAGGCCTCGTAGATCGCGCGGCTCGCTTCGACCTGCCGCTCCAGTTCGCGCAGGCGCACGAAGCTCTTATCGACGGACAGAGCCTCCTTCTTGCGGCTCTCCAGGGTGGCGGCAAGCGAGGCCTCGTTGGACAGCGCCGACCGGTAGTCGTTGCGCGTGGCTGCCGCGATGCGGCGGATCTCGGCGTTGATGTCGTTGCGCAGGGTCTGCACCTGCAGCTCGCCGGTGCGCAGGGTGGGGTGACGGGGGCCGAGGTTGGACACCGTGTCGGCCCGGGCCGCCTCGACCTGAGCGAGCTGGGCGCGCAATTGCCCGATCGTCGTGGACTGGACGATCTCGGTCACCGAGTTGAGGTCGGCCCGCCCGTTGGCGACCGCCTCGATCTGGGCGAGGCGCCCGCGCAGCTCGCCGGCCCGGGCGCGCGCCGCGCCGAGCTGCTGGTTGAGCTGAGTCAGCGCCTGCTCGCTGACGAGCTGGCCGCGGGTGCCGACGAGATTGTTGGCGGCGCGGAACTTCTGCGCCTTGTCCTCGGCCTGGCGGAGGGCGTCCTGCAATTCGCCCAGGCGGCTCGACACCGCCTCACCGGCCTTGCGGGTCACCTGCGCCTGCGCCTGCGAGACGGTGGTGAGGTAGGTTTCGGCGATCGCCTGGGCGAGTTCGGCGGATTTCCGGCGCTCCTGGCTGGTGACGGCAAGCTCGACCACGAAGCTGCGCTCCAAGCGGCGCGCGGTCGCGCGATCGCGCAGGGTCCGCAGGGCGGTGAGCGTGTCGTCGGCAGGGCCGCCGGCGGTGACGAACAGAGAGGAGAGGCTGCTCTTGAGCGTATCCAGCAGCGAGGAGGGGCGGACGAATTCCGGGTCCTGATCGAGCTTGAACCGATTCACCACCTGCCGCAGCACGTCGTCGGAGATGAGGACGCGGATCTGGCTGTCGACGAGGAACAGGCTCGCATCGCTCGCCTGATCCGAGGGTGTCACGCCGTCCTTGACCACTTGGATGCCGCGCGGGTCGATCAGGATCTGCGTCACGGCGGGGTAGAGCGGCGGCACCAGGACGAGCCACGCCGCCGCCGCCGCCAGGAGCAGCACAGCCGGTGCCAGCACGAGCGCCCAGCGCGCACGCAGGGCCCGCCCAATCTCACGCGGGTCGAGGAACCAGGGTTCAGGCGTCACGTCCGGCTTGCCCGGCTCGGCGCCGACGAAGAATCGCGAAGGCATCCGCTCGATCATCGTCATAGCAAAACTCTCGAACAATACGCGCCTGCGGGTTCGGCCGACCTGCAGCAACCGATCCGGTCCGCCATCCCCGTCCCCGAGCGGTCATCCTGGGACGATCCTTCCCGTTTTGGGACAGTGGCCGCGGGCCGGAGGGTGGTTCGGGTCCGATGCTTCAAGATGTGCGCCAGGATGCGCATCACGCGGGCGCCGCGCGCGGGAGACCGAAGGGGGTCGCGCGCGGAACGAGGACGCCTGCGCCCGCCGGCTCGCGCCCGAGGGCCCCGATGCGGGCATAGGCCAGCAGCCCCACGAAGGTGAGGACGTTGATGTTCCAGTCCTGAAAGATGCCCGGCGTCGTCATGCCGTTGAAGAGCAGGAAGAACACGCAGGTGGCAACGAAGCGGCGTCCGGGACGGTCGAGCTTCATCCCCCAGCGCAGGGCCGTCCCCAGCACCATCGCGCAGAGGCCGAGCCCGATCAGCCCCGTCCCGGCCCAGGCGCTCAGCAGCATGTTGTGCGAGCTGGAGATGAACACGGCGTCCCGCGACGACGTCTCGGCCAAGGCCGTGACGGGAATGAGGAGCTGGATGAAGCGGTCTCCCGCAGCGTAGCCGGCACCGACGAAGCGGTCCTTCGTCGCCTCGATGAAGACCGGCCAGAAGGTGCCGCGCCCCGTGGCGTCGGCCAGCTCCTCCGGGGGCTTCTGCAGCACCACCGAGACCACGTCGAGCAGGGCCGGGAAGGCGGACAGGCCGAGCATCAGCACCACGAACAGGATCAGGCAGACGGTGAAGGCCGTGTAGCCGAGGAGGCGCAGCCGGCGGTGGCGCGACGCCACCATCATGCCGGGGGCTGCCGCCACGAGCGAGGCGGTGCTCGCGGCCGAGCCGGCGATGACGAAGCCGACGAAGGCGAGCAGGAGGTGGGCGCGCCGATGCGGGATGCGGTCGTCGAAGATGACGAGGAAGGCGTGCGCGGCGCAGAGATAGGGCATCAGGTTGTGCTTGGCCGACGAGAACACGACCCCATGCGCGACATTGTCGAGGATGATCGGCGTCGTGGCGACCAGCCACGCGACGGTGAACAGCGCGAAGAGATTGGCGAGCCGCCGCTCGATATCGCTGCGGTCGAAGATCAGGATCGAGGTGAGCGTGAAGATCGCCAGTTCCACTGTCCGATAGACGGTGTAGCTCGGCACGATCGACCACGCGGTGCTGAGGCCGTTCACGAGGATCATCAGGGTGAACGGCAGGTACGGCATCGAGAACGCCACCAGCAAAACGCGCCGGTCCACCGCGATCCGCGCCATGAGATAGAGCCCGGTCAGCCCGGTCATGACGATGAGCGCGAGGTTGGAGGCCGTCAGCCCCTGCTCCAGCACCGCGTTGCCGTCCTCCCGCGGGACGTTGAAGACCAGCGGCAGCAGCGCGAAGATCGTCATCAGGGCGAACGGGACTGCCAGCGGACCGTTCAGCGGCCCCATCCGGGTCTCGAGTCTGTGGCGCGCCAGCGGGTAGAGCAGCACGAACCAGACGGCCACCGCGACGACCAAGAGGAAGTTCAGCATTCCGGCGGTTCCATGGAACGGCGTCTCAGTCTGGGCCGGGTGTCGAGAAAGCCGATCTCGTGCCCCGTCGATCCCGTGCGGGCCAACACTCTGTGAAGTCTTGGTTTATGGCGGCTTTCAGGCTGTGAGGCGTGTGCGCGACGCCATGACCACTCGGACCGTCGGCTTACGCCGAGCGCATTCCGGCGAAGTGGTCACCGGATCGCCGCGTTGGGGCTCGCGACGACATCGACCGAAAAACCGCATCGATCCCTATTTCGACGGGGTCCCGGTTCGAAACGGCGGCCGCTTCGGCGTAAGAGCGCCCTCAGGCACCGAACAGGACGACCTCGGTATAGCTGAGGTCTCCGGTGGCTGGCGGGTTCGGGCCGCGGGCGTATTTCGGGGCGCGGCCCTCGAAGAAGTGTCCGGCCAGGCCCGGCAGCTTGCCCACGGCATCGAGCACGAACCACGGCATGGCGTGGTGCAGCATGAGATGCCGGCCAATCGCGCCGAGGAAGGCGGACAGGTCGAGCGCGGTCGAACGGTAGACGAGCTGAAGGCAGGGCAGGCGCGGCCACCGGGTTTCCCCCGGCCGCAGCTTGATGGCGCGCCGCTGGAAGAGGACGGCCCACGCCTTCTCCCCATCCGAACAGACGAGGCCGATGCAGCCATAGGCGATGTGGTCGGCCACCAGCCGGGCCTCCGGCTCCGGCAGCAGGCGCAGGGTCTCCGGCGTGGCCACGCGGACGCGGCGCCCCCGGCCGAGACCGGCGAGCAGCGGCATGACGAGCATCTGGCCCGAACAGACCGGCTTGAAACCGCGCGCCTTGTGCATCTGCCACGTCTGCGGAGCGGGCGAGACATTGGTGTAGGTGACCCGCCGGTCGCGCATGGCGAAGCCGTCGAGCAGGGTGCCCAGCGCGCGGAATTCCGGCAGAACGAACCAGCTCGAGAGGTTGCAGCGCAGATGCGTGCCGGCCTCGTCCGTCACCGTGCGGTAGAGAGCGAGCAGGACGCCGACGATGGCACCGTCCCGTTCCAGCACATAGCCGTAGCGCGGCACGTCGTCGGGCAGCGGCTGGGTGCGGTGCCGGTCGAGCCCGGTCCGCCAGTAGGTTTCGGAGCGATCGGGGAAGCCGACCTGTAACAGTCGCACCACGGATGGAAGGTCATCCTCCTCGATGGTGCGGCAGCGGACCTTGACCCGCGCGCTGCGGGCGCCCTCCTCCGCGAGTGGGACGCCGTCCACGGTCTGGTTCACCCCAATCATCGGCGGCCCCCTCCGGCTCGTCGCGCTGTCCGGCACCCATGTTCCTTCCACGGCTCCGCGCGATCGAACCGTGAGCAAGGTGCGCTTTCGTCCCGCTTGGAGACGCGCGCGAAACTGAGCGAAATCGATGCCAGCCGGCTGATGCCGTTTCGGGACTGCCGGTCTTGTTGACTAGTCTGATATAGACAATAATTTTCGACCACGCTATTCGGGCTCTATTGATTTTCCGTGATTAGTCGTGGAGTCAAAGCTCGGATCGGGTCGCCGGCCGGATTCAGGCCGTGCTGCCGGCGTCGATGGTGAGCACCGTGCCGGTGACGTTGCGGGCGCGGTCCGACATCAGGTAGGCGACGGCGTCGGCCACGTCCTGCGGCTCGGCCAGTCGCTTGAGGGCGCTGCGGTTGGCCACGCGCCCGCGCTCCGCCTCGTCCATCTCGCCGGTCATCGCCGTCTCGATGAAGCCGGGCGCCACCGCATTCACCGTCACGCCCAACCGCCCGACCTCGCGGGCGAGCGACTTGGTGAAGCCGATCATCGAGGCCTTGGTCGCGGCGTAGACCGACAGGGCGTTGTAGCCGGTGAAGGCGATGATCGAGCTGACATTGACGATGCGGCCGGCGCCGGCCGTCATCATCCCGCGGGCGAGATACTTGGTCAGCACCATCGGCGCGAGGGTGTTGAGGTGGACGAGTTCGGCGATTTTCGAGACCGGCATCGTCGTCAGCAGGCCGGGCGTGCCGAGCGCGGCGTTGTTGACGAGGCCGTAGACCGGGCCGTGCTCGCCCCGGATTCTTTGGGCGAGAGCCTGGAGCGCGTCGATCTCGCCGAGATCGGCGGCCATGAAGGCGATCCGGCCGGGGCCGGCCCGCTCCTGGGCTGCCTCCAGCGCCTCGCTCGGGCGCCGGGCCACTGCCACCACGCGGAACCCGTCGGCGGCGAGGGTTTCGGCCATGGCGAGGCCCAGCCCGCGGCTCGCGCCCGTGACGACGACGAGGCGTCCGGTCTTGAGATCGCCGTTCACGCGCCCCTCCGCACCAGCTTGCCGCCCGACGTGATCGGCAGCGCATCCACGAACTTCACGCTCGCCGGCACCTTGTGTCCGGCCAAGCGCGGGCGACAATGGGCGATGATCGCCTTCTTCAGCGCTGCCTGATCCGCGTCGGCGTCGGCACGCAGCACCACCTCCGCCTCGACCACTGCGCCGAGGATCGGGTTGGGCCGGGCCCGCACGCGGGACATCGAGACGCCGGGGAAGACGTTGATGACGGTCTCGACCTCCTCCGGCTGCACCTTGGCGCCGCCGACATTGATCACGCCGCTGCGCCGGCCGAGGAAGTGGTAGCGCTCGCCCCTTCGTTCCACGAGGTCGCCGGTGTCGATGAAGCCGTCCTCGGCGATCAGCGCCTCGGGCGCCGCGCCGAGATAGCGGCGCCCGGTGCGACCGGAGCGCACGAACAGGCTGTCCGCGCGCACGGTGATCTCGATCCCGGCGCGGGTGCCGATCAGCGCGGCCGGAAAGCCCGCCTGCCCGTCCTCGACGGCAAAGCCGACGCCGCCCTCGGTCGAGGCGTAGGCGTGGGCGATGCGCGCCTCGGGGAAGGCGTCGCGGAGCGCATCGAGGATGTTCTGGTCGGCGATCTCGCCCGAGAGCCGCACGTAGCGGGGGCTCAGCCGGTCGAGCGCAGCGCTCATCAGCGCGAGGCGCCAGTGCGAGGGCGTGCCGAGGATGTGGGTGA from Methylobacterium sp. AMS5 carries:
- a CDS encoding exopolysaccharide transport family protein, whose product is MPSRFFVGAEPGKPDVTPEPWFLDPREIGRALRARWALVLAPAVLLLAAAAAWLVLVPPLYPAVTQILIDPRGIQVVKDGVTPSDQASDASLFLVDSQIRVLISDDVLRQVVNRFKLDQDPEFVRPSSLLDTLKSSLSSLFVTAGGPADDTLTALRTLRDRATARRLERSFVVELAVTSQERRKSAELAQAIAETYLTTVSQAQAQVTRKAGEAVSSRLGELQDALRQAEDKAQKFRAANNLVGTRGQLVSEQALTQLNQQLGAARARAGELRGRLAQIEAVANGRADLNSVTEIVQSTTIGQLRAQLAQVEAARADTVSNLGPRHPTLRTGELQVQTLRNDINAEIRRIAAATRNDYRSALSNEASLAATLESRKKEALSVDKSFVRLRELERQVEASRAIYEAFLVRARELQEQQRLDTSTSRVISPASLPASRLGPPIPVIFAAALAAGLGLGAALALLAVPAAGRIGSRRRLQQIAGLPVIAALPAKVPTRTRSKAGSESLRADTAYDVAVARLGSRLQRDFGATRPTIVLVTSADDRSGKSELARSLAASAALDGQRVLLVDADPEAMISRDLRSKAKRGAADVLRTHSGLGDALVEGPTGVKILPFDDAALRLGTAAYTGAVLTAATAFDTVFVDIGLIGTDIAAERLAQDQRFPALLLTASTTRSGTARLRRALDALGRDPRVQLVMTDAEAEG
- a CDS encoding O-antigen ligase family protein, yielding MLNFLLVVAVAVWFVLLYPLARHRLETRMGPLNGPLAVPFALMTIFALLPLVFNVPREDGNAVLEQGLTASNLALIVMTGLTGLYLMARIAVDRRVLLVAFSMPYLPFTLMILVNGLSTAWSIVPSYTVYRTVELAIFTLTSILIFDRSDIERRLANLFALFTVAWLVATTPIILDNVAHGVVFSSAKHNLMPYLCAAHAFLVIFDDRIPHRRAHLLLAFVGFVIAGSAASTASLVAAAPGMMVASRHRRLRLLGYTAFTVCLILFVVLMLGLSAFPALLDVVSVVLQKPPEELADATGRGTFWPVFIEATKDRFVGAGYAAGDRFIQLLIPVTALAETSSRDAVFISSSHNMLLSAWAGTGLIGLGLCAMVLGTALRWGMKLDRPGRRFVATCVFFLLFNGMTTPGIFQDWNINVLTFVGLLAYARIGALGREPAGAGVLVPRATPFGLPRAAPA
- a CDS encoding SDR family NAD(P)-dependent oxidoreductase — its product is MNGDLKTGRLVVVTGASRGLGLAMAETLAADGFRVVAVARRPSEALEAAQERAGPGRIAFMAADLGEIDALQALAQRIRGEHGPVYGLVNNAALGTPGLLTTMPVSKIAELVHLNTLAPMVLTKYLARGMMTAGAGRIVNVSSIIAFTGYNALSVYAATKASMIGFTKSLAREVGRLGVTVNAVAPGFIETAMTGEMDEAERGRVANRSALKRLAEPQDVADAVAYLMSDRARNVTGTVLTIDAGSTA
- a CDS encoding fatty acid--CoA ligase family protein — protein: MILRERLLAAGGLEGLFLSDHRSKKDLAGIVSGERDAGATAALAGRRVLLAVGGQMAAARAMIALDGLAARLALVPPKLAPEHIARIASDSEAEICVTDAEGLTPDALPGLPRIEVDHACRARAETPRETEWALATSGTTGAPKLVAHTLEGLAGGINTAAAPEPGTVWSTFYDIRRYGGLQVFLRAMLGPSSLVLSDAGEPVRDYLVRVGTAGVTHILGTPSHWRLALMSAALDRLSPRYVRLSGEIADQNILDALRDAFPEARIAHAYASTEGGVGFAVEDGQAGFPAALIGTRAGIEITVRADSLFVRSGRTGRRYLGAAPEALIAEDGFIDTGDLVERRGERYHFLGRRSGVINVGGAKVQPEEVETVINVFPGVSMSRVRARPNPILGAVVEAEVVLRADADADQAALKKAIIAHCRPRLAGHKVPASVKFVDALPITSGGKLVRRGA